A window of Streptomyces sp. NBC_01241 genomic DNA:
TCCTGCACCATCACCTGCACCGACGGCATGGTGGTGCGCTCGCAGCTCAGCTCGCCGGTCGCCGAGAAGGCGCAGAAGGGTGTGATGGAGCTGCTGCTCATCAACCACCCGCTGGACTGCCCGGTCTGCGACAAGGGCGGCGAGTGCCCGCTGCAGAACCAGGCGATGTCGCACGGCGGCGCCGACTCCCGCTTCGACGGCAAGAAGCGCACGTTCGAGAAGCCCGTCCCGCTCTCCACCCAGGTGCTCCTGGACCGTGAGCGGTGCGTGCTCTGCGCGCGCTGCACCCGGTTCTCCAACCAGGTGGCCGGTGACCCGATGATCGAGCTGCTGGAACGCGGCGCGCTCCAGCAGGTCGGCACCGGCGAGGGCGACCCGTTCGAGTCGTACTTCTCCGGGAACACCATCCAGATCTGCCCGGTCGGGGCGCTGACCTCGGCGGCGTACCGGTTCCGCGCCCGGCCCTTCGACCTGGTGTCGTCGCCGTCGGTGTGCGAGCACTGCGCGGGCGGCTGCGCCACCCGTACCGACCACCGGCGCGGCAAGGTCATGCGACGGCTCGCCGCCAACGACCCCGAGGTCAACGAGGAGTGGGTCTGCGACAAGGGCCGCTTCGGCTTCCGCTACGCGCAGCAGCCGGGCCGGCTCACCACCCCGCTGGTGCGCAACGCGGACGGTGTCCTGCAACCGGCGAGCTGGCCGGAGGCCCTGGCCGCCGCGGCCGCCGGTCTGCTCGCCGCACGCGGCCGGGCGGGTGTCCTCACGGGCGGCCGGCTGACCGTCGAGGACGCGTACGCGTACAGCAAGTTCGCCCGGGTCGCGCTGGACACCAACGACGTCGACTTCCGGGCCCGGGTGCACAGCAGCGAGGAGGCCGACTTCCTGGCCGCCCGCGTGGCCGGGCGCGGCCGGGACCTGGACAGCTCGGGTGTCACGTACACCTCGCTGGAGAAGGCCCCGACGGTGCTGCTGGTCGGGTTCGAGTCGGAGGAGGAGGCGCCCGGCGTCTTCCTGCGGCTGCGCAAGGCGAACCGCAAGCACGGACAGCGCACGTTCGCCGTCGCCTCGCACGCCACGCGCGGACTGGAGAAGGCGGGCGGCACACTGCTCCCCGCCGCCCCCGGTACGGAGACCGAGTGGCTGGACGCGATCGCGGGCGGCGTCGGGCTCGACGGCGACGGAGCCGCGGCGGCCGAGGCGCTGCGCGGCGAAGGTGCCGTGATCGTGGTCGGTGAGCGGCTGGCGGGCGTACCGGGCGGGCCGACCGCCGCGGTGCGGGCCGCCACCGCGACCGGGGCCGCGCTGGTGTGGATGCCTCGACGGGCCGGCGAGCGCGGTGCGGTGGAGGCGGGCGCGCTTCCTTCGCTGCTGCCCGGCGGCCGGCCGGCGACCGACCCGCGGGCCAGGGACGAGGTGGCGGCCGTCTGGGGCGTCGCCGAACTCCCGTCCCGCTTCGGCCGTGACACCGGCCAGATCGTGGAGGCCGCGGCCACCGGCGAACTGGGCGCGCTGCTCGTCGCCGGGGTCGAGCCGGTGGACCTGCCGGACCCGGCCCGGGCCCTGGAGGCCCTGGACCGGGTCGGCTTCCTGGTCTCGCTGGAGCTGCGGCCCAGTGAGGTGACCGAGCGGGCCGATGTGGTCTTCCCGGTCGCCGCGGTCGCCGAGAAGGCCGGCACCTTCCTCAACTGGGAGGGCAGGGCGCGGATGTTCGAGGCCGCGCTGAAGCCCGAGCAGATGACGCGGTCGCTCGCGCCGGCCGACGCGCGGGTGCTGCACATGCTGGCCGACGCCATGGACACCCATTTCGCGCTGCCGGATCTGAAGTCCGTACGCCGCGAGCTGGACCGGCTCGGCGGCTGGGCCGGTGCGCACGCCACCGACCCGAACGAGCCGGCCCGGCCGCTGCCCCGGCCCGGCGACGGCGAGGCGGTCCTCGCGGGCCACCGGATGCTGCTCGACCTGGGCCGGCTCCAGGAGGGCGACGACGCGCTGGCCGGCACCCGGCACGCCTCGGTCGCCCGGCTCTCCGCCGCCACCGCGGCCGAGACGGGCGTGAAGGACGGCGATCTGCTGGCCGTCACCGGCCCGGCGGGCAGCGTCGAACTCCCGTTGAAGGTCACCGACATGCCGGACCGGGTGGTCTGGGTGCCGCTGAACTCCGTAGGACGGGGCGTCCCGGCCGACACCGGCGCCCGGCCCGGCGGCCTGGTCCGGATCGGCCCCGCCGCACCGGGCACTCCCGACGTCACACCGGAGGTGGGGGCGTGACTGCCTTCGCTCAACTGGCCACGGCTCCGCGCGGTGCCGTACTCGCCGCCGAGGATCTGTCGATGTTCGGCACCGACCCGTGGTGGCTCGTCGTCATCAAGGCGGTGTTCTGCTTCGCGTTCCTGATGGTGACCGTGCTCTTCTCCATCGTGTGGGAGCGCAAGGTCGTCGCCTGGATGCAGCTGCGCATCGGCCCCAACCGGCACGGCCCCTGGGGCATGCTCCAGTCGCTCGCCGACGGCATCAAGCTGATGCTGAAGGAAGACGTCGTCGTCAAGCGCGCCGACAAGGTCGTGTACGTGCTCGCGCCGATCGTCGCCGCCATCCCGGCGTTCATGGCGATCGCGGTGATCCCGTTCGGCCCGTCCGACGAGGTCTCGATCTTCGGGCACCGTACGGCGATGCAGCTCACCGACCTGCCGATCGCGATGCTCTACGTCCTCGCGGTCGCCTCGGTCGGGATCTACGGCATCGTGCTGGCGGGCTGGTCGTCCGGATCGACGTACCCGCTCCTCGGCGGCCTGCGCTCCTGCGCCCAGATGATCAGTTACGAGATCGCGATGGGCGCCGCGTTCGCCTCGGTCTTCCTCTACTCCGGGTCGATGTCGACCTCGAAGATCGTGGAGGCTCAGCAGGACCGCTGGTTCATCCTGCTGCTGCCGGTCTCCTTCATCATCTACATCGTCACGATGGTCGGCGAGACCAACCGGGCCCCGTTCGACATGCCGGAGTCCGAGGGCGACCTGGTCGGCGGCTTCAACACCGAGTACTCGTCGATCAAGTTCGCGATGTTCATGCTCGCCGAGTACGTCAACATGGTCACCGTCTCCGCGGTCTCCACGACCCTGTTCCTGGGCGGCTGGCGGGCCCCGTGGCCGATCAGCACCTTCTGGGAGGGCGCGAACCACGGCTGGTGGCCGATGCTCTGGTTCGTCCTCAAGGTCCAGCTGCTGCTGTTCTTCTTCATCTGGCTGCGCGGCACGCTGCCCCGGGTCCGTTACGACCAGCTGATGAAGCTCGGCTGGAAGGTCCTGATCCCGGTCTCGCTGCTCTGGCTGATGCTGGTCGCGACGGTGCGGGCGCTGCGCAACGAGGGGTACGACTTCTCGAAGATCGTGCTGTACGTGGCCGGGGCCGTGATCGCGATCCTGCTGATCTCCTTCGTCGCCGACATCTTCCGCGACAAGAAGGGCCGGGCCGCGGAGGCGGAGGCCGGACCGGAGCCGGGGTTCGACCCGATGGCGGGCGGATTCCCGGTGCCGCCGCTGCCCGGACAGACCCTGCCGCCGGTGCCGCGTCGCAGGCCGCGGGGCGAGCAGGAGCTCGTTGTCAGTGGCGGGTCGGATACTCAGAGTGACGGAAATTCGAGTGACGGAAAGGAGGCTGACGGTGTCTGAGTCATCAGAGCCCTCGGGCGAGAAGTTCCAGAACCCTGTCGCCGGCTTCGGCGTGACCTTCAAGGCCATGTTCAAGAAGCGGCTGACCGAGCAGTATCCGGAAACGCAGAAGGTGACGGCGCCGCGCTTCCACGGCCGGCATCAGCTCAACCGCCACCCGGACGGTCTGGAGAAGTGCGTCGGCTGCGAGCTGTGCGCCTGGGCCTGTCCGGCGGACGCGATCTACGTGGAGGGCGCGGACAACACCGACGAGGAGCGCTACTCCCCGGGTGAGCGGTACGGCCGCGTCTACCAGATCAACTACGCGCGCTGCATTCTCTGCGGTCTGTGCATCGAGGCGTGCCCGACCCGGGCACTGACGATGACCAATGAGTTCGAGCTCGCCAACACCACCCGCGAGAGCCTCATCTACACCAAGGACGAGCTGCTCGCGGGCCTGGAGGAGGGCATGGTCGACACCCCGCACGCGATCTACCCGGGGATGGACGAGCAGGACTACTACCGGGGTCTCGTCACCGAGGCCGCGCCCGGTACGGAGCGTCAGGTCGCAATCTCCAAGGGCGAGAAGCCGGCGGACGGCACCGACGAGAACAGCGGCTCCGCGCGGGAGGTGGACGCATGACCGGCCTGGCCGCGGCGGCCTCCCAGACCTCGACCGGTGAGGCCGTCCAGTTCTGGGTGCTGGGCATCGTCGCCGTGCTCGGCGCGCTGTCCACCGTACTGATGAAAAAAGCCGTGCACAGCGCGCTGAGCCTCGCCGGGACCATGATCGTCCTGGCGGTGTTCTATCTGGCCAACGGCGCCTATTTCCTGGGCGTCGTCCAGATCGTCGTCTACACCGGCGCGATCATGATGCTGTTCCTCTTCGTCGTCATGCTCGTCGGCGTCACGGCGGCCGACTCCCTGAAGGAGACCCTCAAGGGCCAGCGCTGGCTGGCCGCGGGCTGCGGGATCGGCTTCGGCGTCCTGCTCATCGCGGGCATCGGCAACGCCTCGCTGAACAGCTTCAACGGGCTCGGCACCGCCAACGCCGAGCACGGCGGGAACATCGAGGGGCTGGCCAGCCTCATCTTCACCAAGTACGTCTTCGCCTTCGAGATCACCGGCGCCCTGCTGATCACGGCGACGGTCGGCGCGATGGTGCTCACCCACCGGGAGCGCACCGAACGGGCCAGGACCCAGCGGGAAATGTCCGAGGCGCGCGTACGCAGCAAGCAGCTGCCGCCGCTGCCCGCCCCCGGTGTCTACGCCCGGCACAACGCCGTGGACATCCCGGGTCTGCTCCCCGACGGCACACCGTCCGAGCTCACCGTCATGCAGACGCTGCGCAACCGAGGCCAGATCCGCGATGTGTCGCACGAGTCGCTGGACCAGCTCAAGGCGCTGGAGCAGCGCTCCGAGGAGCGCCTCGGCCGTGACAACGAAGATGAGGAGGTCGGCAAGTGAACCCGGTCAACTACCTCTATCTCGCCGCTCTGTTGTTCACCATCGGTGCGGCCGGGGTGCTGATCCGGCGGAACGCGATCGTGGTGTTCATGTGCGTGGAGCTGATGCTCAACGCCTGCAACCTCGCGTTCGTGACCTTCTCCCGGATGCACGGCAATCTCGACGGGCAGATCATCGCCTTCTTCACGATGGTCGTCGCCGCCGCCGAGGTCGTGGTCGGACTCGCGATCATCGTGTCGGTGTTCCGTTCCCGCCACTCGGCCTCGGTCGACGACGCCAGCCTGATGAAGCTGTAAGGGGACGTTGAATCGTGGAGAACCTGATTGCGCTGCTCGTCGCGGCGCCTCTGCTCGGAGCCGCGGTCCTGCTCTGCGGCGGCCGACGACTGGACCGGTCCGGACACTGGCTCGGCACCCTGCTCGCCGCCGTGTCGTTCGTCATCGGTGTCGTGCTCTTCCTCGACATGCTGGGGAAGGGCGCACAGGACCGGGCGCTGCACCAGAAGCTGTTCAGCTGGATTCCGGTCGAGGGCTTCCAGGCCGATGTGGCCTTCCAGCTCGACCAGTTGTCGATGACGTTCGTGCTGCTGATCACCGGTGTGGGCACCCTGATCCATATCTACTCGATCGGCTACATGGAGCACGACGAGCGCCGGCGCCGCTTCTTCGGCTATCTGAACCTCTTCCTCGCGGCGATGCTGATCCTGGTCATCGCGGACAACTACCTGCTGCTGTACGTCGGGTGGGAGGGCGTCGGTCTGGCGTCGTACCTGCTCATCGGCTTCTGGCAGCACAAGCCCAGCGCGGCCACGGCCGCGAAGAAGGCATTCCTGGTCAACCGGGTCGGCGACATGGGCC
This region includes:
- a CDS encoding NADH-quinone oxidoreductase subunit G, which codes for MTVTTSAPSGGGEAAVPPEDLVTLTIDGIEISVPKGTLVIRAAELLGIEIPRFCDHPLLDPAGACRQCIVEVEGQRKPMASCTITCTDGMVVRSQLSSPVAEKAQKGVMELLLINHPLDCPVCDKGGECPLQNQAMSHGGADSRFDGKKRTFEKPVPLSTQVLLDRERCVLCARCTRFSNQVAGDPMIELLERGALQQVGTGEGDPFESYFSGNTIQICPVGALTSAAYRFRARPFDLVSSPSVCEHCAGGCATRTDHRRGKVMRRLAANDPEVNEEWVCDKGRFGFRYAQQPGRLTTPLVRNADGVLQPASWPEALAAAAAGLLAARGRAGVLTGGRLTVEDAYAYSKFARVALDTNDVDFRARVHSSEEADFLAARVAGRGRDLDSSGVTYTSLEKAPTVLLVGFESEEEAPGVFLRLRKANRKHGQRTFAVASHATRGLEKAGGTLLPAAPGTETEWLDAIAGGVGLDGDGAAAAEALRGEGAVIVVGERLAGVPGGPTAAVRAATATGAALVWMPRRAGERGAVEAGALPSLLPGGRPATDPRARDEVAAVWGVAELPSRFGRDTGQIVEAAATGELGALLVAGVEPVDLPDPARALEALDRVGFLVSLELRPSEVTERADVVFPVAAVAEKAGTFLNWEGRARMFEAALKPEQMTRSLAPADARVLHMLADAMDTHFALPDLKSVRRELDRLGGWAGAHATDPNEPARPLPRPGDGEAVLAGHRMLLDLGRLQEGDDALAGTRHASVARLSAATAAETGVKDGDLLAVTGPAGSVELPLKVTDMPDRVVWVPLNSVGRGVPADTGARPGGLVRIGPAAPGTPDVTPEVGA
- the nuoH gene encoding NADH-quinone oxidoreductase subunit NuoH — encoded protein: MTAFAQLATAPRGAVLAAEDLSMFGTDPWWLVVIKAVFCFAFLMVTVLFSIVWERKVVAWMQLRIGPNRHGPWGMLQSLADGIKLMLKEDVVVKRADKVVYVLAPIVAAIPAFMAIAVIPFGPSDEVSIFGHRTAMQLTDLPIAMLYVLAVASVGIYGIVLAGWSSGSTYPLLGGLRSCAQMISYEIAMGAAFASVFLYSGSMSTSKIVEAQQDRWFILLLPVSFIIYIVTMVGETNRAPFDMPESEGDLVGGFNTEYSSIKFAMFMLAEYVNMVTVSAVSTTLFLGGWRAPWPISTFWEGANHGWWPMLWFVLKVQLLLFFFIWLRGTLPRVRYDQLMKLGWKVLIPVSLLWLMLVATVRALRNEGYDFSKIVLYVAGAVIAILLISFVADIFRDKKGRAAEAEAGPEPGFDPMAGGFPVPPLPGQTLPPVPRRRPRGEQELVVSGGSDTQSDGNSSDGKEADGV
- the nuoI gene encoding NADH-quinone oxidoreductase subunit NuoI, which codes for MSESSEPSGEKFQNPVAGFGVTFKAMFKKRLTEQYPETQKVTAPRFHGRHQLNRHPDGLEKCVGCELCAWACPADAIYVEGADNTDEERYSPGERYGRVYQINYARCILCGLCIEACPTRALTMTNEFELANTTRESLIYTKDELLAGLEEGMVDTPHAIYPGMDEQDYYRGLVTEAAPGTERQVAISKGEKPADGTDENSGSAREVDA
- a CDS encoding NADH-quinone oxidoreductase subunit J; amino-acid sequence: MTGLAAAASQTSTGEAVQFWVLGIVAVLGALSTVLMKKAVHSALSLAGTMIVLAVFYLANGAYFLGVVQIVVYTGAIMMLFLFVVMLVGVTAADSLKETLKGQRWLAAGCGIGFGVLLIAGIGNASLNSFNGLGTANAEHGGNIEGLASLIFTKYVFAFEITGALLITATVGAMVLTHRERTERARTQREMSEARVRSKQLPPLPAPGVYARHNAVDIPGLLPDGTPSELTVMQTLRNRGQIRDVSHESLDQLKALEQRSEERLGRDNEDEEVGK
- the nuoK gene encoding NADH-quinone oxidoreductase subunit NuoK — encoded protein: MNPVNYLYLAALLFTIGAAGVLIRRNAIVVFMCVELMLNACNLAFVTFSRMHGNLDGQIIAFFTMVVAAAEVVVGLAIIVSVFRSRHSASVDDASLMKL